Part of the Arcobacter sp. F155 genome, TATATAAACAATGAAAAGTTTAAAGAAAAAGCAATGTTTATTTATGCAATCATTGATTTTGACAAGTATAAAGAGTTTGTTGAGTTAAACGAAGAGATTGCGAATCCTTCTGAGTTAATTATTTCATATAGTATTTTAGATAATGCAGGTGTAAAAGTAAATATCTATAATATCTCAATTACAGATATCTCTTTTGTATTTTAATATAAATAGTTAGATTTCTAACTATTTATATCTTTTTTTATTTCATCTTTACCTTCAAACTCTTTTTCATCTGCATTTTTCACTACAGTATTAGCAATAGTTGAAGTATTTAGTGCTATGTCTTTTGTTTTATTAGCAATAGAAGCATTCTTTTGTGTTTGTTCATCTAAAGAATTAATAGCTGAGTTAATTTGTAGTATTCCAATTTGTTGCTCTTTTGAGGCATTTGAAATATCTTCTATAAGTTCAACTGTTTGAGTAATATTCTCTTTTAAATTTACATAACCCTCTTGCATTTGATTTGAAATATCTTTACCTTCATTTGCTTTAAGTGTTGCACTTTCAACTAAATCTTTAATCTCTTTAGCAGCTTCAGCAGATCTATTCGCTAGGTTTCTAACTTCACCTGCAACAACTGCAAAACCTTTTCCAGCTTCACCAGCAGTTGCAGCTTCAACCGCTGCGTTTAGTGAAAGAATATTTGTTTGGAATGCAATTTGGTCAATCACTGAAATCGCTTCATTTATTGACTTTACTTGCTCATCAATCTCACTCATAGCTTGATTTGTTTTAAGTGCTAAACTTTCACCTTGATTTGCAGAAGCAGTAACACTTGTAGTTAAATCATTCATTTGAGAGATTTTATTTGTTGTAAGTGTTATATTACTTGTAATCTCTTCTAAAGATGAAGCAGTCTCTTCTAGTGATGCTGCTGCTTCATTTGAACTTATATTTAAGATTTCTACATTTTCTAAAAGAGTTTTTGAACTATCATCTAAGATAAGTCCATTCTTTTTATTTTCAATTAGCATTTTTGTAATAGATACACCAAGCTCATTTACCCCACCAGAAAGTTTTTCTAAGTGTTCTTTGATTCCATGAGTATCTATTTTTTTAAGATAGTTATAGTTTGAGAACTCTTCTAATACATTTAAAATATTATCAATATTATGTTCTAAAGTATCTCCCATGTTATTTAAAACATCTTTTAGTTTGTTTAATGATGGGTTAGAAACTTCTGTTGTAATTCTTTGGCATAAGTCACCTTGTTCAAACTCTCCTAAGACAGCAACTGTTTCTTGAATGATTCTATTGTCTTCATCAAGGCTTTTTTTAGTTTTGATGATATTTTCATTAACAAGTTGACTCATAGCACCAATCTCTGTTTTTGAGTTACTTTTGAATAGTTCAATATCAGAAATCTCTCTATTTACATATTTAAAGAAGTTTAATAGTCCTTCTTGGAATTGTGATAATTCACTACTAATATTTTTTGGAATAAAAATAGATATTGTAGAAATGAAAATTAAAACTAAAATAGAAACAATAATTAAAACAATTTGAACTAAGCTATTATTTGAAGAAACATCTTTTTCAACTAATGTTTGTTCATTTTTTACTAGTTCCTTTATCTTTTCTACATTATTTGCAATTGAAGGTTCTAAAATATCCATCTTTGCAATAAAACTATTTGTAGTTTTAATTGCTTCTATAATATTTTTTAAATCACTTACATAAAAATTGATAAACTTTATAGCTTCTTCTAGTTTCTCTTTTTGCTTAGTATTTGAAATTTGTGTTCTAAGTAATGCAATCTCTTTTTTTAAAGTTGCAAACTCTTTTCTTGCATTTAAGTTATCTTTTTCACTACTTGAAATTAAAAACTTAGTTGTATGAAGTCTTGCTAATAGTAAAATTCTAATATCTTGCGCTACTTCAAAGGCTACTTTCTCATTCGAAATATTTTTCATATCAGTCATTATTGAAGTTAATAAAGACTCAATATTTTTACCGTAAGCACCTAGGTTTGAAAATAGTTCATCCCTTAGACTCATATAAATAGTTACATCTGCAAAGTGATTTTTGTAGTTTGCTAAGTCTTCTTCTATTTTGTTTATTAAAGCTTTTCTCTCTTTGTTTAGTACAAAGGCTTTTGTTTGTTTTACAAACTTTTCATTTATAGTATAGTAATCCATAAACTCATCAATATTTTTTTGAGAGCCAGTATTTATAAACTCTTTTACATTCATTTTCAAAATAAGCATATTTGATTGAACTTGACTTACAATTTGAGTCTCTTTTGACATAGCTCTATAATCTCTAAAACCATTAATAGATTTGTCAATTCCAAAAATACTATATGAACTAACAAGTATTACAAGAAGTGCAATAATTGAAAAAGAGATAGTAAGTTTTCTTTTGATTGAAAAATTATTCATTTTTACTCCAGTATTTAATTGATAATGAATATCAAATTAGTTAATAAAAAAATGAAATAATAATTAAAAAAAGATAGAAGAAGCTTAAAAATAAGTAGTATTTATATTAAATATTAAAATATATTATAAAGATAACAAATAAATAATAAAACCACTTTTAAAATGGCTTTATTATGTAATAATTATGTAGGTTAATTATTGATTTGAAGGGGTTTTACTTTTCTTTCAATTAGAAGAGCACCAAATGGAATTAATGATAAAACAAACAGTTGAAATACAAATCCAGTATCCCATTCTTGTTTTATTTTAGCTTCAAAAAGTGAAATCATAAAAATGATAAATAATATTCCGTGAGTCATTCCTACAATCTTAACTGGAATTGGATCACCACCAATATATTTAATAGGCATTGCTATAAATACTAAAACTAAAAATGATATACCTTCAATAGCTGAAATTACTCTAAATCGCCCTAAAGCACTACTAAGCATTTATTTTCCTTTTTTATTTTGTGAAATTATATAGTTTTTTAATTATACTTTGTTTATAGTGGAAATTAAGTGTACTAATTAAAATATAGTTTTTTTAGTATCTTAATCTGCTCATTTTGCAAATAATTAAACTTGAACTCACACTCTTTTAAATAGTAAAAAAAGTTTTCTTCATTTACACCTTTGTATTTTCGCAAGTTTTTTTCTAAATATTTCCAAAAGATATTTAGAGGAGTACAGTATGAATCTATAGAGAATATTCTATGCCATCTTAGATAGTTTTCAAAGGTTTTATTATCATGTTCACTATTATAAATAGGAAGCTTAGGCATAAGAAGAGTATAGATTCTATCATTTGAATAAAAACCAATAATATTTATAGCATTGTATAAAGACTTTTGTTTATCTTTTTTTTGTTTATCTGTAAAGTAATAAAACTCTTCATAAGAGCTATTGTCTTTGATAGAAGATTGATAAACATCTTCAAGGTGGGTTGCAATAAGTTGTCTAAAAAGATTGTATCTATTTTTGATTGTTCGATAGTTTACATTTAAAAGTTTGGCACATCTATTTGCACTAACTTGATTACAGAAAAACTCGATTACAGTTATATCTGTTTGAAGTTTTTTTAGGGAAAACTTTCTTTTACACGAAGAGCATTTCTTGTAATTGTCTTGTAAATCATATAAATGTTTGTTATTGCAATATGGGCATCTTTTTATCATGGTAACAATTCTACTATTTTTGTCCTAAAAGTACATAAGTGAACATACTCGTTAGCTAAATTTCAGTTTGCTATAAATAAACTGCTAGAAGAATAATAAATGAACGTTCATTAAAAAGGAATAAAAATGTGTACAGATTGCGGATGTAGCATAACAGACCACCACCATCATGGCCATGATCACTCACACGATCATCAACATCATTCAGACTCAGCTTCTCACCAAGCTGCCCATGATACTTTACATCATAATCCACAGTTAAATGATAGTAAAACAGTAGCAGTTATTAAAAAGATTTTAGACAAAAAT contains:
- a CDS encoding methyl-accepting chemotaxis protein; the encoded protein is MNNFSIKRKLTISFSIIALLVILVSSYSIFGIDKSINGFRDYRAMSKETQIVSQVQSNMLILKMNVKEFINTGSQKNIDEFMDYYTINEKFVKQTKAFVLNKERKALINKIEEDLANYKNHFADVTIYMSLRDELFSNLGAYGKNIESLLTSIMTDMKNISNEKVAFEVAQDIRILLLARLHTTKFLISSSEKDNLNARKEFATLKKEIALLRTQISNTKQKEKLEEAIKFINFYVSDLKNIIEAIKTTNSFIAKMDILEPSIANNVEKIKELVKNEQTLVEKDVSSNNSLVQIVLIIVSILVLIFISTISIFIPKNISSELSQFQEGLLNFFKYVNREISDIELFKSNSKTEIGAMSQLVNENIIKTKKSLDEDNRIIQETVAVLGEFEQGDLCQRITTEVSNPSLNKLKDVLNNMGDTLEHNIDNILNVLEEFSNYNYLKKIDTHGIKEHLEKLSGGVNELGVSITKMLIENKKNGLILDDSSKTLLENVEILNISSNEAAASLEETASSLEEITSNITLTTNKISQMNDLTTSVTASANQGESLALKTNQAMSEIDEQVKSINEAISVIDQIAFQTNILSLNAAVEAATAGEAGKGFAVVAGEVRNLANRSAEAAKEIKDLVESATLKANEGKDISNQMQEGYVNLKENITQTVELIEDISNASKEQQIGILQINSAINSLDEQTQKNASIANKTKDIALNTSTIANTVVKNADEKEFEGKDEIKKDINS
- a CDS encoding DUF3817 domain-containing protein; the protein is MLSSALGRFRVISAIEGISFLVLVFIAMPIKYIGGDPIPVKIVGMTHGILFIIFMISLFEAKIKQEWDTGFVFQLFVLSLIPFGALLIERKVKPLQINN